Within the Nicotiana tabacum cultivar K326 chromosome 11, ASM71507v2, whole genome shotgun sequence genome, the region ATTAGTTTGGACTTCAGTGGAGATTTGGGTCCAGGAGGATTTGAGAGCATCTAGGCTTAGCTGTGAGGGCTAGGAGTGCATTCCAAGTGTGTGTTGGACTGATCCGTTGAGTCTGcttatatttctgatttttcaaaagCAGTTCCTGGCCTGTTCTGTGATGATATAttgttgagtttgttgttgttgctgttcaaagtagctgactTCTTTCCTTCTCATATTTTCCCTTATCCAGGTACACAATTGTACCCCTGATGACTGTGAGCTCAAGTGGGCAGCAATGAATTGTGTGAAGAATGAATTTACTTGCAGAATTGAGTTCTGATTTAGCTAATTTCCAGATCTACGTATTCAGTGCTTAATTCATGGATATTGTTTAAGTTTTCTTGTTTTTGTGCTAAAGGGACTATATAAACTGTTATATTTCGGAGTCATGTGATTACTATGAAGTGAACACTAGTGTTAGTTGATTACATAATAGGTTGATAGTAATGTTGGCGTGAATTAATTCAGAAGTAGTTAGTCTGCTTTATGCTATTGAGATCGTGTTTGCAGCTTGGTTTTCACCTTGATGATGTCTAAGAACTCACCGGAATATCAGTGGACAAATTAGTCTGtgcataaaactggaattcaatTGACTAGTATCCTTCTAATTCGAGTAGATGCATATTGTTTCCCCTTTGCTAATTATTGAACACTTAAAATAATTTAGAGGTAATTTAAGGGGGCATTTGGTTAAGCTAAAAATCAAGGCCTCGCTGGGCTCAGCGATAAGCCATCGCAGGCTGTCACACGGACGACCTTCATGAGTTTGGGCTTCCTAAGGGGTTCGATCCCAGGTGCTGTTATCTGTCACCTGGGCTTCCCTTTCTCCTGCCTGGCCGAATTTTGGGCCGTTTCTGAAGCCCATCAGTGGTCCAGCTCATTGTTGAGGTTGGACTACTGCATTTTATTCAGTTTACATGTAATTAagttctctttcttcttttaggGATATTTGATCACTAGAAAATTGTAGTCACTCTCAAATGGGCCTTTTAATAAGTGTTGAGACGTCTCGCCAAACAAAATCATGTATGCGGGGCCCTCAACGAATgcttattaaaataattaaatttgggAAGGTTGTTTAGAAAATTCCacagccttccccaaaataataatacgttagaatctttaggcacgattCAATTAAactaccttcttaaactcgggtgcgcattgatgcgatccaaattcaaatctcgacgaagtcgaaatgtgttgacaaccatgggtgcattgattgcgacgtggttcgaaacgcattttcacgacgttgcaattcttttaaaaataattataataaaagtggttccaaattaaataaaaggcacataagctagcatgtattaagaTCAGATAgaattaaatacaacagttaagcgatcgtgctagaaccacggagttcaggaatgcctaacaccttctcccaggttaacagaattccttactcggatttctggttcgcggactgttaacagagtcataaatttcctcggttcgggattcaaccggtgacttgggacaccattaatctcccaagtggcgactctgaataattaataattaaatcccgttccgattgtcctttaattggaaaaactctatCATGCCCTTTGCGGGGGTGtgtgtgaaaaaggaggtgtgacaaacatTAGTGGTAAGTAAATATTTATCCAAATTCAATTCATGGACCCAATACGTGATGGTACAAGCCAAGGTGTGATAGGCACTAAAACAACGTGCTATGATTTTTCTCGATGAGTCAAATGACAGAAATCCCCCCAGGGAAGGGTCAGtgtggggggggaggggggcaaGGGGGTTGGGAAGTGGGGATATATTTATGCTAAAGCTTTGTAACCTTTGTGATCAAGTCTATGGTCCAAAACTAATTTATAGGGTCGGCTTAACGATATTTGTTGCCTAAATCCGAACTTTGACAaacgattttaatttttttaaatatgtatatatttaaTTAAGTCTATTTTTCTAGCTTCAAAGTTATTAAATTTtttgtaataatttttttttcaattgataatataggtAATCAATTTGAAAACTGCctactttatcaaaaaaaaaactttttattGCTTATAATACTTGATGTAatacttgaaatttcaaagagaaacaaaaaagaatctcaatttactttatttttaatttggttcttgattcttttttttaatttattttataaaggcAGTAAAAACTTTATTATTAAACTGGCTCTTGATTATCGACCAAAAACTCATCGAAAATGAtgggttgatttttttttttttttggttagtaTTAAAATCAATCTACGCGGTCAATTTATTGACTGAaaaaaatataagatttaaaaTAATTGATCGAATTCGGTCGGACTTTTTAAACTCCTCAATTATAAAATGCATCTTTCGGGAATAGCTAAATAcgaaataattataattttaaattttatactGAGGTTAGTATCTTAATCCCGGTAACCAAACGACCTTAGCTCCcgttttggccataaaatttggaAGCATTTTTTCGAATATGTTTTTAAATAGTATCTGATTTTTTTCATagattttaactattttttgccaaattttgaaaataaagtcttcaaatcccaaaaaaataACTCTCTGAGTAGTTTTGAAGTTATTGAAATTTTTTACTCATAaaactttaaattcttttcaagtaaaatgcatgtccaaacacatttttcaaaataatttttcatcTTATCtttaaaaactcttttttttttttaactaattCTATATCCAAAGTCCAAACGCTAGCATAATTGGCTTGTGAGGGACACTGTTGGAATTTcatggataattttggtattacTCATCTATAAATAAGTGATACCCCCATTGGAACTTTAATTTGCCTAGCGAAAAAAATACTATATTCGTATAATACAGGAAGATCCAAGAAATGGAAGTTGCCAAAGTTCTTCATATGAATGAAGGAATTGGAGAGGCTAGCTATGCCAAAAATTCTTTGCTTCAGGTATAATATAATCACACAATTTTTTATTTCCGCATAGAGAAGCGTTAGcttaactggtaaagttgctgctatataatcaggaggtcacgggttcgagctgtataaacagtctcttgcagaaatgcagggtaaggctgcgtacattagatccttgtggtccggccattccatggaacccgcgcatagcgggagcttagtgcactgggTTGCCCTTTTATAGAGGTTATAAAGTCGCAATTATAATTACTTTACTTCATTTCAAAGCCACACAAATACTAATACTGGTTTAAAcgacaagtttcaaaagttttatagCGTCATAAATATTATGATATATTTATGATCACAAGTTCAAAAGTGTTACTCTCTCTATTAAATTTCATGCCAAGTCTAACTACGACAAACAAATTGTAACCTTCTGATTTACATTGCATTTTTATACAGCAAAAGGTGATCCTAATGACAAAGTCAATAAGAGATGAAGCCATAGCTGCACTCTACCGCAGCCTTTCCCCAGAAACAATTTGTATTGCGGACTTAGGTTGCTCCTCTGGACCAAACACTTTTCTCGTAATTTCCGGACTCATTAAAACTATTTATGAAGAATGCAAAAGCAATGGCCAAAAACAGTCGCCGGAATTTCATGTTTTCTTGAATGATCTTCCCGGAAATGATTTCAATACCATTTTCCGGTCGTTGCCGGCGTTCTACGAAGATTTGAGGAAACAGATGGGAGATGGATTTGATCCTAATTGCTTTGTTACCGGAGTTGCTGGTTCATTTTATACTAGACTTTTTCCTTCTCAGAGTCTGCACTTTGTCCACTCCTCTTACAGTCTCCACTGGATTTCTCAAGTACGTTTCATATATAATATAACATACTCCATTCGTTTCATATTAgttgaggtagtttgactcgacacaaaatttaagaaaaaaaaaagaagacttttgaaacttgtctTAAAAGCTTACGGGGTAAAAAGTTTGtggggtcatgacatttgtgtagctataaaagcttctcattaagggtaaatgagtaaaatgaaagagtttaaagttgaattatttccaaatttagaaatgtgtcatttattttggaacagactaaaaagtaaagtacctcatttaatatagtaatataatataatattcgtATTTGAAGCATATGATTGCACTCTTTGACTTGGGAAACAAATACAGATGTGGTTTTAATAGGTCAAATATAAGATACAAATATTTCGGGTCTGTTGCATTTTACACCCTTAATGTTTGTCCCATTTTGTGATATGTACTAtgtcttattttcttttatattttttttttcatgagAGTAAAATaggaaatataaataataagaaaaaatgaCATAAAATTAAAAGATAAGGCTTCGTCGCTTAGGAGTTAGGAGAGAACCAGCAAGTTTTGGAAGGTCTTGTATTTTTGCttgaattatttttgaaattttatagcATCTTTTAATTTGTACTTCCTATTTTGTCCTCATGGAGAAAATTTATAAAAAAGAGTGGTTTTATTATTTTGcaagaaattaaataaaaagatcgggttcaaatcattttaaaaaatagGACATggtgaaaatcacaaaatatgacactcattacaacaacaacccagtataattccactagtggggtctggggagggtagtgtgtacgcagaccttacccctactatGGGTAGAGAGGTAGTTTCCAAATAGAAACTCGGCATCCTTCCCACCAGGAATTCTCTACCTTGCTTTTGGGGAgattcgaactcacaacctcttggttggaagtgggaGTTGCTTACTATCAGAGCAACCTCTCTTGACACTCATTAAAGGTGCAAAATGCAACAAATTTAACAACTGTACATATCTAGGGATGGCAAATGGGtaggtcgggtcggatatggacGGGTCAAAATGGGTAATGCAAAAAACAGATAAATTATCCTACCCGTCTCAcatttaaaaggataaaagggTTAACTAACGGATTATGACTAATCCCtaggagaattcttagtctcccaaATTTGAGGAATCTCCAATTTGagactttacaaatgtaaaagttaaacccattggttatccattttctaagtggataatatggttttcATCCATATTTGATCAATTTTTAAATAGTTTATTATCCAAcacattttttaataaataatatgagtgaaaactattttcttttaactattttgccACCACTAAATGTATCTAACCACTCTTCCCCTCCATGCAAGATTGTTTAGGAGCATGCATGAATTGACTCAGCGTTTGAACTGCAAAGATATTTCTGGCCTAATTTATTTTCTGGACTAATTAATCATGGTTAAGCATGTCATTCTTGTCGGTTGCTACCTTTCCAACCGCTTTAACAAATTTATGTTGAACGAAATTTTGTTTCTATAGTTATAAGGTAAGGGTAACGTCTGCATAAACATTATTCTTTTAAGAATTTGCTTTTCAGATTACACTGAATAATTGTTGTAATTTCaatctttaattttgcttttttaaattattatttgaaATCATTTGTATATATAGGCGTTAGAAGCATATAggacttgttgttgttgttgtaggttcTACATGTTTAATTAAATGGTTTACGGATCGAATATATACACAATAAGATCATATTTATTCTGAACAGCTAACATAAGATTTGAATTCATGACTTGTGATATATAGGTGCCTGATGGTATAGAGGATAACAAGGGAAATATTTACGTGTCAAGAACAAGTCCAACAACTGTGGTTAAAGCATATTATGAGCAATATAAAAgagattttgtaacttttcttAAGTATCGTTCAAAGGAATTGGTGAAAGGAGGACGTATGATATTGACAATGCTAGGTAGGAACAATGAAGGTCTCTACAGCAAAGGGTGTTACTACATAGTGGAGCCTCTGGCCATGGCCCTCAAAGAGCTAGTTGAAATGGTAAAACCAAAcaaattttaatattatatacACATCGTAAACATATaaataccaattttttttaattttttttttgcatatatcttgaaaaaaaataatttgcatATTCCGTAATATCTTGATTATGTCATGATATTTCTGTAGTTATAAGAGCATGTCATTAGGGCCGTAACGGTTCAATGAGCTCCGTAGTTTTTGCCCAAAGGTAATATACATATTAAGAAATCCACTAAATACTTATAAATATCTGATTGTGAACTCAGCTATCATGTTACACATTAACTTGAGGTCGTTGTAGCCGTGTAGGCACCCATAGACTTAAATCGC harbors:
- the LOC107783017 gene encoding S-adenosyl-L-methionine:benzoic acid/salicylic acid carboxyl methyltransferase 2-like, with the translated sequence MEVAKVLHMNEGIGEASYAKNSLLQQKVILMTKSIRDEAIAALYRSLSPETICIADLGCSSGPNTFLVISGLIKTIYEECKSNGQKQSPEFHVFLNDLPGNDFNTIFRSLPAFYEDLRKQMGDGFDPNCFVTGVAGSFYTRLFPSQSLHFVHSSYSLHWISQVPDGIEDNKGNIYVSRTSPTTVVKAYYEQYKRDFVTFLKYRSKELVKGGRMILTMLGRNNEGLYSKGCYYIVEPLAMALKELVEMGLIEEEKVNSFNIPIYHPSPAEVKYIVEKEGSFTIDVLETSELHIDVSDETCNNTGRSGVQSDSHLCKDRKKATPQDCINSDNMANSLRPVAEPLLVSHFGTELNMDQVFNKCREIFVNCIAKEKTTVTNVIISMTKRN